AGTGCCATTTAGAAGATATAACAACGAAGTGGGACATAAATCAGATACAGGAGTAATGGCTGGACGATATCCACAAAAAGCGGCCACTGAATTTGTTAAACTTATTGATAATTTAGAATCAAACGCAGAATACCGTGGAATGGATTTGGATAGACTAAAAATAATAAATGCCACTGTGCATAAAGGAAGAAAACTTCAAAGGTTTACTCCACGTGCAATGGGAAGAGCATCTCCAAAAGTTGACATACTAACACATGTAGAGCTCGTAGCTCAGGAGATTTAAGATGTCATCAGTAAAAAATGTGATAAATGATAGTTACAAACTCATGCTTCTAAAAGATTATCTTAGAGAGGCAATTAAAGAAGCAGGGTTTTCTGAAGTTGATATACAAAAGACACCGACAGGAACTCGTGTCGGGTTGCATGTTACAAGACCTGGTATAGTAATAGGCAGAAAAGGTTCTGGAATACGTGATCTGACAAAAGTCTTAGAAAAAGACTTTGATCTTAAAAATCCACAAATTTCAGTTATAGAAATCATTAGACCAGAACTTCAACCAAGTGTGATGTGTAATAGGATGTCTCAACATCTTGCAAGAGGAACTGCATTTAGACGTGCTGTGATGTGGACCATGCAAACAATAATGAATGCTGGCGCAATGGGTGTGCAAATTACAACCTCAGGAAAATTAAGAGGCGATCGTTCCTCTTTTGAAAAACATAGTAAAGGAATTTTGCCTAGAGCTGGTCATTTTGCAGATGTTATAGTTTCTGAAGATATTGTCCACGTTCAAACAAAGATGGGCCTGATTGGAGTGCGAATTAGAATTGCAATAAAAGAAAGATACATTCCAGAATTTGAACTTAGAACGATGAAAAAAGAAGCAGTAATAGCAAAACCGTTGGTAATAGAAGAAAAAGAAATCGAAGAAAAAGAAATAGAAGAAATAGCAGAAATTCCGGCAGATCCGACAAAACCACGAACTGAAAGTGAATTAATTGCAATCGAAGAAAAACTTGTTGAACAAGTAGAGACATTTGAAGAAATTGAAGAGGAATTAAAGTAATGGCACGAATGAAAATGAAAACAATACGTCAATTCAATGAAACTGATCTAAAAGGTAGATTAGAACAACTTCGTTCAGAACTTACAAAATTACGCATAGAGTCATCAAAAGGTACTCTTAAAAAAGAAAGTGGTAAATTGAAACCATTGCGAAGAGATATTGCTAGAATGTTAACAAGACTAAACGAGATGAAAAAACAATGATTACTCAAGAAAATCTGCCCCAACACGAACTAATAGGCTTAGAAGCTATGATAATGAAAAGTAATAATGAACAAATCACTGGCATCTCAGGAAAGATTCTAGATGAAACAAAATCAATGTTATTTCTAAATACAGTAAACGGCATTAAAAAAATACCAAAAGAAAATACTATGTGGAAGTTTTCTTTTGATAAAAATGAATCTATAGTAAACGGGAACTTACTAACAAAAAGACCGCAAGAAAGATTGGGAGGCAAGGCATGACACGTAATATTGGAATTCCAGTAACTGTTCCTACAACAGAATGTACTGACCATCTTTGTCCATTTCATGGTACGCTTAGTGTACGTGGTAAATTGATTCAAGGCAAAGTAGTAAGTGCCAAGGCTCCAAAAATGGTTGTTGTTCAACAAGAAACTCCAAAGTTTATTACAAAATACAAAAGATACGCAAGAAGTCAAAGCAAAACACATGCATACAAACCATCTTGCATTGATGTAAAAGAAGGAGATATCGTTCTAACCGCAGAGTGTAAACCTATCTCAAAGAGCGTCTCATTTGTAGTCGTGGAGGTCAAATCATAATGGGTGCAACCAAAAGTCGTGCAGTATCTGCAAAAGGTGTTCAAGAATTTAGACCGTATATTACTAGAGCACTTCCACTAGGCGCTCAAATTATTTGTGCAGATAATACAGGCGCAAAAGTTTTAGAAATTATAATGGTACAAAAAACAAAAACCAGAGTTTCAAGATATCCTTCTGCGGCAGTAGGTGATTTTGTAAATGTAGTTGTCAAAAAAGGACCAGGAGAATTACGCGGTCAAATTTTTGGAGCCGTTGTAATAAGACAAAAATATCCAATTAAGAGATTAAGTGGAGTAAGACTTTGTTTTGAGGATAATGCAGGTGTATTGGTTACACCTGAAGGGGAGATCAAGGGAACTGAGATCAAAGGCCCTGTTGCAGCAGAAGCATCAGAAAAGTGGCCAAGAATAGCAAACCTTGCATCCATGGTGGTATAAAATGAAGCCAACAATAATACGAAACAGAATGATTTACCAAGCACCACATCATTTTAAAAGTAAACAACTGGGATCAATGCTTTCAAAAGAATTACAAGAAAAATATAATAAAAACAGTGCGCGTGTAGTTGAAGGCGATAATGTAAAAGTAATGCGTGGCGAATTCAAAGGAATAGAAGGTAAGGTAACTCAAGTGTCTTCAGAAAAAAATGGAGTAGCAATTGAAGGAATAAAACGTGAAAAGCTCAAAGGTGGTAATGTAGATCTTTACATTCATACGTCAAATCTTATGATTACTAGCTTAAATCTAGAGGATAAATGGAGACAAAACAGACTTGAGGGACAAAAAACAAAAACTCTAAAAGAAAAATCCATAGAATCTCAAGAAATTTCAAAACCAAAAGAATTTCCTGAAATTAAAGAAAAACCAAAACAAATCAAAGAAACACCAACAAAGTCTAAAGAGAAAATTACTAAATCAGAAAAACTACCAGAAAAAAAAGGAAAACAAACAAAAGCAGCTAAATCGGTAAAAAAGGAGACTAAGTAATGGTAAGCATAGCAGGAAGCAAGAAATTAAAACGTCAAATGGCTCCAGTTTTTTGGGGCATAACTAGAAAGAATTCTAGGTTTGTAGTAACTGTAAAACCTGGGGGTCACTCAAAACATCTTGCAATACCAAGCGCGGTCTTTATACGTGATACTTTAAAACTTGTAAATACACTAAGAGAAGTAAAATCAGTAATTTATGGAGGAAAAGTAAAGGTAGATGGTGTTACACGCCGTTCTTTACACCACGGAATTGGTCTTATGGATGTAATAGAGCTTGAAGGAATTCAAGATGTTTATAGACTGGTACCAAAGAATTCCTTTGTACTGCAGCCAATTAAGATAAATCCATCTGAAAAGACTAAGAAATTACTTCAAGTAACAAAAAAAGCTACAATAAAAAATTCTAAAATGCAAATTGGATTTCATGATGGTCGTACTCTGATCTCTGACGCAAAAGTAAATATCGGTGATACGTGCGTTATACAAGTTCCAGAGACTAAAATTCTTGATATTATAAAATTAGAAAAAGGTGCCCAGGTCATAATTAAAAGTGGAATTAATGCAGGTCATGTTGGTAAAGTTATTGAGATAAAAGAAGGAACATTTGTACTTCCACGACGTGCATTGGTAGATATTGGTGAAAGACAAATTGATATTCCATCGGAGCTTGTGATGGCAATAGGAAAAGACAAGCCTGTGATACAAATAGAGTGAATATTATGTCGCAAAAACTAGAATCCCAAATGAAGAAAATAACCGTTGCAAAAGTAGTATTAAACATGGGTGTAGGTAAATCAGGTGAACCAATTGAAAAAGCAAAGCGTGCATTAGAACAAATTGCTGGCCAACAGCCAAGTCCTCGTATGGCAAAAGCAACACAAAGAGATTGGGGGGTCCACAAAGGTGAACCCATAGGTGTAGCTGTAACCCTTAGACGAGAATCGGCAATTGAATTAATTAAAAGATTATTTGAAGCAAAAGGTAACCAGATAAAAGGCTCATCTTTTGACGATTTTGGGAATCTTTCATTTGGAATAAAAGAACATATCGACATTCCGAAAGTGAAATATGATCCTAATGTTGGTATTTTGGGATTGGATGTATCAATTTCATTAGCTAGGCCTGGATTTAATATTAGATTTAGAAGTAAACACAAGGCAAGCGTTGGACGTCATCACAGAATTACAAGGGAAGATGCAAAGGCATTTCTGATCAAAGAATTTGGAATAGAGGTAGTATAAATGGTAAAAAATAGAGATTATGCAGTAACAGGAAGAACAGTACACAAATTTGGCAAAGGTTCGAGATGGTGTAAGCGGTGTGGAGACTATAATGCTGTAATTCAAAAATATGATCTAGACTTATGCAGACGTTGTTTTCGTGAAGTTGCGGTATCATTAGGATTTAGAAAATTCAAGTGAGAATATGCCTTCAAATAATATAATTTCAAACCTATTTGTTACGCTTTTCAATACTGAAGCTAGAAGAAAAGATGAGTGTATTGTATTGCCATCATCAAAACTTGCTATGGAAATACTAAAGACACTTCAAAATCATAGCTATATTGGGGAATTTGAACACGTTGATGATAAAAAAGGCGGTAAATTCAAGATTCAACTTTTAGCAAAAATAACAAAATGTGGTGCAATCACTCCTAGATTCAAAGTAAAAAAAGACGATTATGCTAAATGGGAACATGAATACCTTCCTTCATATTCGCGTGGTATGCTTTTAGTTACTACAAATCAGGGTGTAATGTCTCATCATGAAGCAACAACAAAAGGATTGGGAGGATTATTGATAGGATATGTCTACTAAAGAAATCGAAGTCCACGAATTGACAATTCCGGTACCTGAGAATGTTAAGGTTACCGAAAAACACAGAATACTAAATGTTGAAGGACCATTAGGTAAAACAAGAAAAAACTTTAAAAAAATACCAGTAGATTTGCAAGTAAACGGAAAAAACATCATACTAAAATCACTTGGAATAAGAAAAAAAGACTATGCTATATTCAAGACCTCCGAATCCATCATTAAAACTCTCATCAAAGGTATTCAACAAGGATATACCTTCAAGATGAAGATAGTTTATGCCCACTTTCCAATAACAGTAAAAGTAAAAGATGATAATATACTAGTAGAGAATTTTCAAGGTGAGCGTGCAGCTCGTATTTCAAAGATAGTAGGCAATACCAAAGTCACTACAAAAGGGGATGATGTGATAATAACAGGTTCCGTTTTAACTGATGTATCTCAAACTGCAGCAAGTTTACAACAAAATACCAAAGTCAAAAACAAAGATCATAGAGTTTTCTTAGATGGGATCTATTTATTTGAAAAATCTGATGGGATTCAAAAATAATCTTAGCAAGGATTAAATCCGCATATTCTACGAACAAACCTATTGCCGCCCTAGCTCAGCGTGGTAGAGCAGCTGACTGTTAATCAGCTGGTCGTCAGTTCAAGTCTGACGGGCGGCGCTTATTATATTTCTAAATTCGAATTATGAAATATTATATCTTGTTTACGACGATTCTATTTTTTAAAAATTAGTGTTTGTGCCTTATATTTCAAAACTCGAGTTTTGAAATATTGTTATGCGATCACATTTGTGTTTATTCTATTAGACTACTTAGATCTTATACCGATCATAACATCTGGATATATGCAGGAGGTCCGCATTGGCCAGAACAAGACGCGCAAATAGATATTGTGTGGATTGTGGGGGAAGATTAGTCTATTACCCCCGTCTTTCTAACCCAAAAGCTCCTAACGAACATAGGGTACTGGTTTATGCTTGTCCAGACTGCACTAAAGATTTTGATAAACCAAAGATGTTTTCCATTAAGAGAAATGTTGTAGATGAACCCATAGAAACTGTAGAAATAGAGATAGTTCAAGCAAGGGAAAAAGTACAAGTTACAAATTAAAGTAAAAGAACAATAAAACTTGAAAAATTAGAAAAATTCAAAATTAGTCATAAAAGCTAAACCCCTCTTGATTTCCTCTATGTTGTACATTGGGTGATATTTTCAAAAAATCGATTTTTTGTGGGGGGTTTAACATTTGTGCGTACATATGCTAGCCAATGGTAAAAACATCCCCATTACCTGGTAAGACTTGGTCTGATCTTTTATGGTATGACTAAAAGCTCAACCCCGTCTTTTGTCATAGTTTTATCAAGATTCTTGGGTCTTTTTTCATGGATTTTTGGCATTTAGATTTGGATGTTTTGAATTTAAGTTCTGTTCAATAGTTGGGTGTTAGACTACTGATCTTCTTTTTGTTCAGTTTCAGGTGTTGATATGCTATCTTTTTGATTGTAATATGAAATGACACTTGGTTTACACATGTAACAGAAAATGAATACACGGAGTATAATTTGTATTATTTCATGGTAATTGAATTTATTCGGTAGAACATAGAAAGTTGATATTATTTCATATCCGACAACTACCAGTATGATTATTCTTGACCATTTTTTTCTAATAAAGAAAACTACCGCCGTTCCTAACCAAATTATACCAATCGTTATTTCGAATACAGAGAGTGATTTAGCCAACAAACCATTTGTAGTATACAATAATCCTGCAATTGTGTTAGATAATCGCAATAGGAATGATCCCTTTAGGTCTACTTACTCTTGTAGATGTTTCTGACTCCATTTCTACATAACTATCTAAAATTGATTATTAATAACGTGGATGTTCTTGCACAATACAAATCTAATAGAAAGAAATTGTCACATACTATCGCTTTGAAGCCAGTTTAATCAAACTTTCAATCTTATTTTGTCCGTTCCAGCTTGATTCCCAGCTTGTTAGGCAGGAGTTTTCTTAATTGAACTATGGTCGTTGATAAAGTTGTAATGTATTCTCATAGCGTCTATTAGATTCTGTGCAGATTCCTTATGATCCATTACTCTCATTACTTTTTATGTCTCTGAAAACACCTTTAGGGTTCTGCAATTCTTTCTTCCTCATCCAAACACTGAACATAGGATCCATCTTCTTGACAGTAACAAGCTCCTCTCTTGACCGTCTTTATCAAGAATGGTTTCTTTGATTCTTACAAAAGAGGCAAATTCCTCATCTGTCGGATTCATTTTTTGGTCCAAATAGGTCTCTTCCCTTATTCCACTACATCTTCCTTGGTAAACACCCTGCTTTTGGCCATCAATTATTCGATAAATCATTAGTATTTGTAATTTTCATAAAATAAAATTAATGGATAAAAAAGCCGTTGGGTCAGGGTCTGGGATAAGGGTTACATGATATGACCCAATCGGCGAATGACTTGGTATTACTATGGAACTAGTAATTCATAATTTCTTGTATGTTCTAAAAAAATACATTATTTGGTACCATTTAATGTCACAAAATACCAAACTTTACTCGTTTATTCTACTCATTTAGCCATAACTAATCTATTAGTTATGTTTGGTAGAAAGGATTTTGCCACAATCTTTACATTCAATACAGTTTTGTTCTTGTTGAATGTTATCAGAACCACATCTTATGCAAATACGAATATACTTTCTTGTCTCTTTTATTCCAAAGAAGTTCAAAAGTTCAGAATTATGATACCCTGACACCATTTTCTTACCGATAGTTAATTATGTTATCGTAAGATTTAATCTCTCTGTATGCATTGAATTGCATTGCAAACAAAGAGCACCTATTTTTAACTTTAAAATAACAAAATATGGGATTCTCTATCGTTTATTTCCATTTTTGATTTTTACGCCACTTTAATTTTTGTAACCGATACGTGTAATTTCTTAGAAAATCCTGAGTAAATTTCTTACCATATTTTTTATGCATGAATATCATAAGATCATTCCAGTCTAGAGTAGCCATGTGTTCCAATGTTTTTTTATCTGGTGCGGGGATTTTACGTTCCATATTGTAATATGTAAATTGACTACCTGTAAGCCTTTTGATTTTATATGATATGATAGCAATTTATAGTGACTTTGATATTTTCAAGTTTAGAATGGTTCTTTGCTACAAGTGCTCTGATGAGAAGCATATCGAGTGTCTAGGAAAAATGGGTCTATTTGACTGTGATTGTCAACGATGTAAAAAATAATGTTTTAGATTAGCTTAAAGTCAATTTAATTATAAAAGAACACATAATTCATTTAGATATCAATTCAATAATCAAAGCATGGAAAAATTTGAAATTTCATTAAAGACAAGTAAAAAACTAACCGATCAACAGATCAGAAAAATGCAAGAATATTTTAACGAAATACCTATTGAAGAAATTCTGGCAGGTTTGCACTTTGCAAAAAATAGATGGATTGCAAAAGATGCAGGTGTGCTAAAAGTAGGACGAAAAAGCATAATCAAGCGTGAAATTCACTCAATAACTTCAGAACAAGCACAGTGGAGATTAAAAAATTGGAAGATGATGATTGCAAATTATAGGAAATTAGGATACAGTTATCCAACTATTTCTAGGATAAAAAAAATCCTTCAAGAAATAAGCAAGAAAAAACCTAAGTAGTTGGCTCTTGAGTGCGTGTAGTGGAAGGTAGAGAAGTAGGTAGATCTGGAATGGTTTGTCTCACTTGACCTTCTAATACTGCATGTGCCTCTTCTAATATGGTTGATGTGTCCACATTTGGAGTCTCTATTGCAATGCTGGCATTTCCATTAACTGACGCACCTGCCATAATATCTCCTAATATGTTAGAGAGATCTTGCATTGATGAATTAGCTTCTGGCATAAGGCCACCGAGTCCAGCACTTAATCCCTTTATTATTGACATACATGGACTCAGTGTTACTACAACATCACCAAGTTCAGAAATTGTGTTTAATCTGAGTTGAATTTGCTCCATGGCAAGTTTTGCACTTGTTACCATCTTGTTCATTTTTCTAATTTCATGTAATTCTGTAGCATAAGCTTGTGAATATGGATTGTTTTGAAGTTTTACTGCCTCAACAACCTTTTTGAAAATAAAATTATCTTTTTCTTGTAATTTTGCAGTTATGGAATCAAGTTTTACTATCTGAAGCTGTAGTCTTTTTTGCGCTTCATCAATTTTTGGTTTAAGTGGTGTGTCTGGTTTTACCTTGTCAATTACTCTTTGAGATATACTCTCTTTTTGCTGATTCCATTTATTGGTAAAGTTCATGATTTCTGACTGAATGTGATTAAACTTTAGGCTTTAAGGTGTCATGTTCTTCCCAATGATGTAACTGCAGTGACAGATATCTATGGTTACAATTTCTTATTGTCACATGTATTGATTTATAATGTTTCTAAATTCGAATTGTGAAATATTATTTTTGAATGCTGTCAGCCAAAGGTAAATGTGTATATCTGAAAACCAGGATTAGCTGTTATAGTTAGAGTATGTGGACCTGCCTGACTTGTCAAAACAATATTGTATAATCTATTTTCAGAAATATGGGCAATTCCATTTTGAACATCATCACCAGAGTCTGATGGTTTTATCGAATTTCCATCAAGCGAGATCTGAAGTGTAGAATTATTTGCAGCTACTATGTGAACTGATTTTGCAAAGTAAGAAAGCACAATTTTTCCATTGTCTGAAACAAGTTTCATACTATCTGGAAGATTCTGCCATTTTCCATCAAGATAATAATTGTCCCTGTTTTGCTGAGTCGGTAAAGAATATGTTACAGTTTGACCTGGATTGAATCCTTCGGAATTTCCAAGATAGTTTCTTCCTTCCACAAAATTATATCCAAAATAAAGTTCTGGGGTTTGAGAATTAGAAAATTGATATTCTGGCATGTTTACAAGTGATTGATCCGCTTGAATATTTAATCCAAGATGTTTACTGCGTTCATCTAAAAGTTGTTGAATTACTTTTTCAGTTTCATCATAATTTCCTTCTCCGATATGATCATGTCGTATGTAGCCTTGATAATCAGTAATGTATTCTCTTGGCCAATATTGATTACCAAATGCAGCCCATGTTTGATGATCACTATCAAGTACAACAGGATATTTAATACCAAATTTTTGAACTGCAAATTTCACATTGTTAATATCTTTTTCAAATTCGAATTCTGGAGAATGAACACCTATTATGAGTAATCCTTTGTCTGCATATTTTTCATTCCACGCAGTAATGTATGGCAGTGTTCTGATACAGTTTATGCAACTATATGTCCAAAAATCATAAAGTATTACTTTATTTTTCATAGTATTCTTTAGATCATCTGGTGTAGTGTTGATGTATCCTGATATTCCTACCAAATCTGGAGCTTTAAAATTATGGCTTTCATCTATAGGAAGGAGTGTAGTATTTGCCATAGGTTGAGTTGCAAGTGTGTTACCATTTGGCTGTATTGTCTCATTTGTAGCCTGAATATTGTTTGATTGATTAGGCGTAGATGTTGGTTTTGACATGTCTAAGGAATTAAAATATGCGCCTATCGCTCCAATTGCAACCACTACTATTATTCCAACTATGACTGCACTTTTAATTTCTGATCTCATATTATCATCCTAACAATAAATTGTTCAAAAGTGGAAAACTTGCTATTGCTGCAAGCTGGTTTGTAAATACTAGAAATCCCAATAAAATAATGAAAGCTCCCATAATTATTGAATAATATTTCAAATGTTTGCTCATTGCTTTTATGATTCTTGTAAATCTAGAAAAGAAAATCCCCATCAAAAGAAATGGAATTCCTAACCCTAGTGAATACGCAAGCAATAATGTAAATGCATGACCTGGTGATGTTGCAGCTAATGTAAGTATGCT
This genomic stretch from Nitrosopumilaceae archaeon harbors:
- a CDS encoding 50S ribosomal protein L5, with translation MSQKLESQMKKITVAKVVLNMGVGKSGEPIEKAKRALEQIAGQQPSPRMAKATQRDWGVHKGEPIGVAVTLRRESAIELIKRLFEAKGNQIKGSSFDDFGNLSFGIKEHIDIPKVKYDPNVGILGLDVSISLARPGFNIRFRSKHKASVGRHHRITREDAKAFLIKEFGIEVV
- a CDS encoding ribonuclease P protein subunit, which codes for MITQENLPQHELIGLEAMIMKSNNEQITGISGKILDETKSMLFLNTVNGIKKIPKENTMWKFSFDKNESIVNGNLLTKRPQERLGGKA
- a CDS encoding 30S ribosomal protein S17, with product MTRNIGIPVTVPTTECTDHLCPFHGTLSVRGKLIQGKVVSAKAPKMVVVQQETPKFITKYKRYARSQSKTHAYKPSCIDVKEGDIVLTAECKPISKSVSFVVVEVKS
- a CDS encoding 30S ribosomal protein S3; its protein translation is MSSVKNVINDSYKLMLLKDYLREAIKEAGFSEVDIQKTPTGTRVGLHVTRPGIVIGRKGSGIRDLTKVLEKDFDLKNPQISVIEIIRPELQPSVMCNRMSQHLARGTAFRRAVMWTMQTIMNAGAMGVQITTSGKLRGDRSSFEKHSKGILPRAGHFADVIVSEDIVHVQTKMGLIGVRIRIAIKERYIPEFELRTMKKEAVIAKPLVIEEKEIEEKEIEEIAEIPADPTKPRTESELIAIEEKLVEQVETFEEIEEELK
- a CDS encoding 30S ribosomal protein S8 — encoded protein: MPSNNIISNLFVTLFNTEARRKDECIVLPSSKLAMEILKTLQNHSYIGEFEHVDDKKGGKFKIQLLAKITKCGAITPRFKVKKDDYAKWEHEYLPSYSRGMLLVTTNQGVMSHHEATTKGLGGLLIGYVY
- a CDS encoding redoxin family protein, with amino-acid sequence MRSEIKSAVIVGIIVVVAIGAIGAYFNSLDMSKPTSTPNQSNNIQATNETIQPNGNTLATQPMANTTLLPIDESHNFKAPDLVGISGYINTTPDDLKNTMKNKVILYDFWTYSCINCIRTLPYITAWNEKYADKGLLIIGVHSPEFEFEKDINNVKFAVQKFGIKYPVVLDSDHQTWAAFGNQYWPREYITDYQGYIRHDHIGEGNYDETEKVIQQLLDERSKHLGLNIQADQSLVNMPEYQFSNSQTPELYFGYNFVEGRNYLGNSEGFNPGQTVTYSLPTQQNRDNYYLDGKWQNLPDSMKLVSDNGKIVLSYFAKSVHIVAANNSTLQISLDGNSIKPSDSGDDVQNGIAHISENRLYNIVLTSQAGPHTLTITANPGFQIYTFTFG
- a CDS encoding 50S ribosomal protein L6 yields the protein MSTKEIEVHELTIPVPENVKVTEKHRILNVEGPLGKTRKNFKKIPVDLQVNGKNIILKSLGIRKKDYAIFKTSESIIKTLIKGIQQGYTFKMKIVYAHFPITVKVKDDNILVENFQGERAARISKIVGNTKVTTKGDDVIITGSVLTDVSQTAASLQQNTKVKNKDHRVFLDGIYLFEKSDGIQK
- a CDS encoding 50S ribosomal protein L14, whose translation is MGATKSRAVSAKGVQEFRPYITRALPLGAQIICADNTGAKVLEIIMVQKTKTRVSRYPSAAVGDFVNVVVKKGPGELRGQIFGAVVIRQKYPIKRLSGVRLCFEDNAGVLVTPEGEIKGTEIKGPVAAEASEKWPRIANLASMVV
- a CDS encoding 30S ribosomal protein S14, translated to MVKNRDYAVTGRTVHKFGKGSRWCKRCGDYNAVIQKYDLDLCRRCFREVAVSLGFRKFK
- a CDS encoding 30S ribosomal protein S4e; amino-acid sequence: MVSIAGSKKLKRQMAPVFWGITRKNSRFVVTVKPGGHSKHLAIPSAVFIRDTLKLVNTLREVKSVIYGGKVKVDGVTRRSLHHGIGLMDVIELEGIQDVYRLVPKNSFVLQPIKINPSEKTKKLLQVTKKATIKNSKMQIGFHDGRTLISDAKVNIGDTCVIQVPETKILDIIKLEKGAQVIIKSGINAGHVGKVIEIKEGTFVLPRRALVDIGERQIDIPSELVMAIGKDKPVIQIE
- the rpmC gene encoding 50S ribosomal protein L29 — encoded protein: MARMKMKTIRQFNETDLKGRLEQLRSELTKLRIESSKGTLKKESGKLKPLRRDIARMLTRLNEMKKQ
- the rplX gene encoding 50S ribosomal protein L24; the encoded protein is MKPTIIRNRMIYQAPHHFKSKQLGSMLSKELQEKYNKNSARVVEGDNVKVMRGEFKGIEGKVTQVSSEKNGVAIEGIKREKLKGGNVDLYIHTSNLMITSLNLEDKWRQNRLEGQKTKTLKEKSIESQEISKPKEFPEIKEKPKQIKETPTKSKEKITKSEKLPEKKGKQTKAAKSVKKETK
- a CDS encoding 50S ribosomal protein L22, giving the protein MQFKYSFQNYDRTRHVRASLREKTISHKHAREIAVKIKGMSIETARDYLQDVIKLKRAVPFRRYNNEVGHKSDTGVMAGRYPQKAATEFVKLIDNLESNAEYRGMDLDRLKIINATVHKGRKLQRFTPRAMGRASPKVDILTHVELVAQEI